A single Methanolobus sp. ZRKC5 DNA region contains:
- a CDS encoding HesA/MoeB/ThiF family protein has translation MLSKEELERYNRQIMLLGEDGQKALKNAKVFIAGAGGLGCPVALYLAVAGVGQLRIADRDCVELSNLNRQVLHWEADIGRAKVSSVGDKLQAVNPHIDIETFHLTIDESNVRKLVGDADLIVDAMDNYSIRYLLNQVAYEKSIPLIHGAISGFDGQAMTIIPGESACFNCVFPSAPPTEVFPVVGVTPGIIAMIQVNEVIKYLVGTGRLLTNRLLIWNGLYSEMETLKVSRRHDCKVCGKTVKSQA, from the coding sequence ATGTTAAGCAAGGAAGAGCTTGAACGTTACAACAGGCAAATAATGCTTTTAGGTGAAGATGGCCAAAAGGCATTAAAGAATGCAAAGGTTTTCATTGCAGGTGCAGGAGGACTTGGATGTCCGGTTGCACTTTATCTTGCAGTTGCCGGTGTGGGGCAACTGAGAATTGCAGATCGCGATTGCGTGGAACTAAGCAATCTTAACCGACAGGTGCTGCACTGGGAGGCTGATATCGGCAGAGCAAAGGTATCGTCTGTCGGAGATAAGCTCCAGGCCGTAAATCCTCACATAGATATAGAAACATTTCACCTTACAATAGATGAATCAAACGTCAGGAAGCTTGTAGGGGATGCAGATCTCATAGTTGATGCCATGGACAATTACTCTATCCGTTATCTCCTAAATCAAGTTGCCTATGAAAAAAGTATTCCACTGATTCATGGAGCTATAAGTGGTTTTGACGGGCAGGCTATGACCATAATTCCCGGGGAAAGTGCATGTTTCAACTGTGTTTTCCCTTCAGCTCCGCCAACAGAAGTCTTTCCAGTTGTTGGTGTTACTCCTGGTATAATTGCTATGATACAGGTCAATGAAGTTATCAAGTATCTGGTAGGTACTGGTAGACTTCTGACAAACAGGCTTCTCATCTGGAATGGGCTTTATTCGGAGATGGAAACTCTCAAGGTATCCAGAAGACATGATTGCAAGGTATGTGGTAAAACCGTCAAATCACAGGCGTAA
- a CDS encoding helix-turn-helix domain-containing protein: MKLPCQTIVWDVLPAIRAAIAEELVNCGLSQQEVAKELDMAPSAVSQYLSKKRGYRIVFGEDIKKSIRVLAEDMKENRVDDLAERICSICRQLREDGQQCVNDENKK; this comes from the coding sequence ATGAAATTACCCTGTCAGACAATTGTCTGGGATGTTTTACCTGCCATCAGAGCAGCAATCGCAGAAGAACTTGTTAACTGCGGACTTTCGCAGCAGGAAGTTGCCAAAGAACTGGACATGGCACCTTCAGCTGTTTCACAATACCTCTCCAAGAAAAGAGGTTATCGAATAGTATTTGGAGAAGATATCAAAAAATCCATACGAGTTCTTGCAGAAGATATGAAAGAAAATCGAGTAGATGATCTTGCTGAGAGAATTTGCAGTATTTGCCGGCAATTGCGTGAAGATGGACAGCAGTGCGTCAATGACGAAAACAAAAAATAA
- a CDS encoding MoaD/ThiS family protein — MKVKLPSGKTEEMNLGPITVEELLRELKISQGEVLVSRDGHIIPVDAVLNNGDDIRIMQVVFGG, encoded by the coding sequence ATGAAAGTAAAATTACCATCCGGTAAAACCGAAGAAATGAATTTAGGACCAATTACTGTTGAAGAGTTGCTGCGTGAGCTGAAGATCAGCCAGGGGGAAGTGCTTGTGTCAAGGGATGGTCATATCATTCCTGTGGATGCTGTACTCAATAACGGTGATGATATTCGTATAATGCAGGTTGTTTTCGGTGGCTGA